The proteins below are encoded in one region of Geomonas ferrireducens:
- a CDS encoding PAS domain-containing protein: MENISACCLSVLNSIPLIIFVVDNDVRIRDLNKTAATTFGLDKDAIYNKRGGEVFHCLHSHDVPEGCGRAPICKSCVVRNSVTLSFGGQTVSKSRAKFEIQVGGSKKELELLITTSPVELNGEKLVLLMLEDISEFTMLKNIIPICMHCKKIRDDQDYWHSVEEYFNAYVGVDFSHGICQSCLDKLHPEVREALNRK; the protein is encoded by the coding sequence ATGGAAAATATAAGCGCCTGCTGTTTGTCAGTGCTGAATTCGATACCGCTCATAATTTTCGTGGTGGACAACGATGTGCGGATACGCGATCTGAACAAGACGGCGGCAACGACCTTCGGTCTCGACAAAGACGCGATCTACAACAAACGCGGTGGAGAGGTTTTCCACTGCCTGCATTCCCACGATGTCCCGGAAGGATGCGGTAGGGCGCCGATCTGCAAGAGCTGCGTGGTCAGAAACTCGGTTACGCTGAGTTTCGGCGGCCAGACCGTTTCCAAGAGCCGGGCGAAGTTCGAGATTCAGGTCGGAGGCTCCAAAAAGGAGCTGGAGCTGCTGATAACGACCAGTCCCGTTGAGTTAAACGGCGAGAAGCTGGTTCTTCTTATGCTGGAAGACATCAGTGAGTTCACCATGCTGAAGAACATCATCCCGATCTGCATGCACTGCAAGAAGATCCGTGATGATCAGGACTACTGGCATAGCGTTGAAGAGTACTTCAACGCATACGTCGGGGTCGATTTCTCCCACGGCATCTGCCAGAGCTGCCTCGACAAACTCCACCCGGAAGTGCGTGAGGCGCTCAACCGGAAATAG
- a CDS encoding sensor histidine kinase: MTGFLRRHKVSLTLAAVVALTVYALIIIVDANDDVRAEARARFFEQYSRQQYLVAQLTANSLDELFATLHRNLDLVASLFEGQRVDPRRARAVRASLGKIYVSLSGTPVIDLVVFDANGTAAAIEPHDSFTLGRSYAWRDYYRWMRDRREPGRMYVSPLMRMEGGRLRGAKELIVAEGIYGVGGEFRGVVACTVDFDQLARKHILSVRMGKHGHAWLMDNTTRTILVDPNGRIAGMGFDEALRNKWDRLYRLLMRAGDGRPGSGWYDFHDPDDPSRQVRKLVSYHPVRLDNRLWTVGVATPEREVEALLTSFLQRQEFISTALLTTILGVAAFLLALLFNWNRTLSTQVALHTRALSDTHARLKSTFDELLVAKKVAATGHLALGLAHEIRNPLSAIRMNMQMIRKRIEPSGVMFENFSIVEGEIKRLNRLLNDVLDFARPRPLRLRNVPVAELAGRLMQLMSQRLTDRGITVTTDLDPELRLVCDPEQIHQVLLNLVLNAMEAMEGSERKQLEIRARAKGEHALIEVCDTGAGIAPGKCEQLFDPFYTTKAVGGLGLSILQTIVMNHGGGVSVHSEPGAGAAFTITLPRSGPPGNGECIEDHPYC, encoded by the coding sequence ATGACCGGTTTCTTGCGCAGGCACAAGGTTTCACTGACTCTCGCGGCCGTCGTCGCCCTGACCGTTTACGCACTGATCATCATCGTTGACGCCAACGACGATGTGCGCGCGGAGGCGAGGGCGAGGTTCTTCGAGCAGTACAGCCGGCAGCAGTACCTGGTGGCGCAGTTGACGGCGAACTCCCTGGACGAGCTCTTCGCCACGCTGCACCGGAATCTTGACCTGGTCGCCAGTCTGTTCGAGGGTCAACGGGTGGACCCGCGAAGAGCACGGGCGGTGCGTGCAAGCCTCGGCAAGATCTACGTCTCCCTTTCCGGCACGCCGGTCATCGACCTGGTGGTTTTCGACGCGAACGGGACCGCCGCCGCCATAGAGCCCCACGATTCCTTCACCCTCGGGCGCAGCTATGCCTGGCGCGACTACTACCGGTGGATGCGTGACCGGAGGGAGCCGGGGCGCATGTACGTGTCGCCCCTCATGCGCATGGAAGGGGGACGCTTGCGCGGCGCGAAGGAACTCATCGTCGCGGAGGGGATCTACGGCGTCGGCGGCGAGTTCCGCGGCGTGGTCGCCTGCACCGTCGACTTCGATCAGCTGGCACGCAAACACATCCTGTCGGTGAGGATGGGAAAACACGGCCATGCCTGGCTCATGGACAACACCACGAGGACCATCCTGGTCGATCCGAACGGCAGGATCGCGGGGATGGGCTTCGACGAGGCGCTGCGAAACAAGTGGGACCGCCTGTACCGACTGCTCATGCGGGCCGGCGACGGCAGGCCGGGGAGCGGCTGGTACGACTTTCATGATCCGGACGACCCTTCCCGGCAGGTGCGCAAACTGGTGAGCTACCACCCGGTGCGCCTCGACAACCGGCTCTGGACGGTCGGCGTGGCGACCCCGGAGCGGGAGGTCGAGGCGCTGCTCACCTCCTTTTTGCAACGGCAGGAATTCATCTCAACCGCCCTCCTTACCACCATTCTCGGGGTGGCCGCCTTTCTGCTCGCCCTTCTTTTCAACTGGAACAGAACCCTCTCCACCCAGGTGGCGCTCCATACCCGTGCGCTGAGCGACACCCATGCCCGCCTTAAGTCCACCTTCGACGAACTGCTGGTGGCGAAGAAGGTGGCCGCGACCGGTCACCTGGCCCTGGGGCTTGCCCACGAGATCCGCAATCCCCTATCCGCCATCAGGATGAACATGCAGATGATCCGCAAGAGGATAGAACCCTCCGGCGTCATGTTCGAGAACTTCTCCATCGTCGAAGGGGAGATCAAGCGCCTGAACCGTCTGTTGAACGACGTGCTGGACTTCGCGCGTCCGCGCCCGCTCAGGCTGCGGAACGTCCCGGTGGCCGAACTCGCCGGGCGCCTCATGCAACTCATGTCACAGCGCCTGACCGACCGCGGCATCACCGTTACCACCGATCTCGACCCGGAGCTGCGCCTTGTCTGCGATCCGGAACAAATCCACCAGGTGCTTTTGAACCTCGTTCTGAACGCGATGGAGGCGATGGAGGGGAGTGAGCGGAAGCAACTGGAGATCAGGGCACGCGCGAAGGGGGAGCACGCCCTCATCGAGGTGTGCGACACGGGGGCGGGGATTGCGCCCGGCAAATGCGAGCAGCTGTTCGATCCCTTCTACACGACGAAAGCAGTGGGGGGGCTCGGGCTTTCGATCCTGCAGACCATAGTGATGAACCACGGCGGAGGCGTCAGCGTCCATAGCGAGCCCGGTGCGGGGGCCGCTTTCACCATTACCCTGCCGCGAAGCGGTCCGCCGGGAAACGGAGAATGCATTGAAGACCATCCTTATTGCTGA
- a CDS encoding sigma-54-dependent transcriptional regulator, with the protein MKTILIADDDAAIRRTLELHLCEEGYSVVTAGNGRSAVEIAAESRIDLVLLDLRLGGVDGFEALKLMKERRGDLPVVMVTAYDDMQTAIEAIRLGAIDHLGKPVDLDHLDKVIARIFQMSALSKSGVAFCDSPDPPFEPNTMVGRSRGIKEIYKVIGAVADSRATVLIQGESGTGKEMVARALHFNSSFRNRPFIAVACSSLAPTILESELFGHEKGAFTGAYRTKPGKFELAQGGTLFLDEISEVSQEIQVKLLRFLQEREFERVGGVETIKADVRVVTATNKALAGLVATGEFRQDLYYRLNVVTIDLPPLRDRKDDILLLVRFFLGKIRLETGKNVDVVPQETLDLILAHPWPGNVRELENALRRAVLLSRGSVLLPESLHLGSTGGRERFPLVMKPLHEVEREHIENVLAFTCYEKKRAAEILGISRPTLDRRLKEYGVEEPTA; encoded by the coding sequence TTGAAGACCATCCTTATTGCTGACGACGATGCCGCCATCAGGCGCACCCTGGAACTGCACCTTTGCGAGGAGGGATACTCCGTGGTCACCGCGGGAAACGGACGCAGCGCCGTGGAGATCGCCGCCGAGAGCCGCATCGACCTGGTCCTTCTCGACCTGCGCCTTGGGGGAGTGGACGGTTTCGAGGCGTTAAAGCTCATGAAGGAGCGCCGGGGGGATTTGCCGGTGGTGATGGTCACCGCCTACGACGACATGCAGACGGCGATCGAGGCGATAAGGCTTGGCGCCATAGATCACCTGGGCAAGCCGGTCGATCTCGACCACCTGGACAAGGTGATCGCCCGCATCTTCCAGATGAGCGCCCTTTCCAAAAGCGGGGTGGCCTTCTGCGATTCCCCCGATCCCCCGTTCGAGCCGAACACCATGGTGGGACGCTCCAGGGGGATCAAGGAGATATACAAGGTGATCGGGGCGGTCGCGGACTCGCGCGCGACCGTGCTGATTCAGGGGGAGAGCGGCACCGGCAAGGAGATGGTGGCGAGGGCGCTTCATTTCAACAGCAGTTTCCGCAACCGTCCCTTCATCGCGGTCGCCTGCTCCTCGCTCGCCCCGACCATCCTGGAAAGCGAGCTCTTCGGCCACGAGAAAGGGGCCTTCACCGGCGCCTACCGGACCAAACCGGGCAAGTTCGAACTGGCCCAGGGGGGGACGCTGTTTCTCGACGAGATCTCGGAGGTGAGCCAGGAGATCCAGGTGAAGCTCTTGCGCTTTCTCCAGGAGAGGGAGTTCGAGAGGGTGGGGGGAGTGGAGACCATCAAGGCGGACGTGCGCGTGGTCACCGCGACCAACAAGGCGCTCGCTGGACTTGTGGCTACCGGGGAGTTCCGGCAGGACCTCTACTACCGCCTGAACGTGGTGACCATCGACCTGCCGCCGCTTAGGGATCGAAAGGACGACATCCTCCTCCTGGTCCGCTTCTTCCTCGGGAAGATCAGGCTGGAAACCGGGAAGAACGTGGACGTGGTCCCCCAGGAGACGCTGGATCTGATCCTCGCGCATCCATGGCCGGGAAACGTGCGGGAGCTGGAGAACGCGCTGCGGCGGGCCGTGCTCCTGTCCCGCGGCAGCGTACTCTTGCCGGAATCCCTGCACCTTGGAAGCACGGGAGGGCGGGAGCGGTTCCCCCTGGTGATGAAGCCTCTCCACGAGGTGGAGCGCGAGCATATCGAGAACGTGCTTGCCTTCACCTGCTACGAGAAGAAAAGGGCGGCCGAGATACTGGGGATATCCCGGCCGACCCTGGACCGGCGGCTGAAGGAGTACGGGGTGGAAGAGCCGACGGCGTGA
- a CDS encoding benzoate-CoA ligase family protein, with translation MPYSLNLPDAFNAADYFVDRNVREGRGEKAAVLCEDRLLTYAGMQDGMNRFGNALKSLGVRMEERVSLLLLDTEVYPQAFFGAIKIGAVPVCLNTMNRSQDFRFYLNDSRTRVLVVDAPLLELIEPIRNELPFLEHVIVVPLRQGFPLRQGYGGQAPSCSDEPPVNGMRPGDLDFDTLLAAQSDRLDAAPTCRDDACFWLYSSGSTGSPKGTVHLQHDMVYAASTYGMKILEIKEDDVFFSAAKLFFAYGLGNGIYFPFHVGATAVYLPHRPTPEQVYATVRRHRPTLYFGVPTLYGQMLEQDGQMAGVRLCVSAGEALPPSYLHRWKARFQLDILDGIGSTEMAHIFVSNRPGEIAAGSSGKVVPGYEARIVDEEMRDVAGGEIGTLLVKGDSAAAFYWNKHKKTTETMMGSWVNTGDKYYCDEKGYFYCAGRSDDMLKVGGIWVSPNEVEACLIEHPDVLECAVIGASDEDDLVKPMAFVVLAASKEPSEKVESELKEFVKSSLALYKYPRWIRFMDELPKTATGKIKRFELRDMLQQQKAA, from the coding sequence ATGCCGTACAGTCTGAATCTGCCCGACGCTTTCAACGCCGCCGATTATTTCGTCGACCGCAACGTCCGTGAGGGAAGAGGGGAAAAAGCGGCTGTCCTCTGCGAGGACCGCTTGCTCACCTATGCCGGGATGCAGGATGGCATGAACCGGTTCGGCAACGCCCTGAAGTCGCTTGGGGTCCGCATGGAGGAGCGGGTGTCCCTGCTGCTTCTGGATACGGAGGTGTATCCGCAGGCCTTCTTCGGCGCCATAAAGATTGGTGCGGTGCCGGTCTGTCTGAACACGATGAACCGCTCGCAGGATTTCCGGTTCTACCTGAACGATTCCAGGACGCGAGTCCTGGTGGTGGATGCGCCCCTGCTGGAACTGATCGAGCCGATCCGCAATGAGCTCCCCTTCCTTGAGCACGTAATCGTCGTCCCCCTTCGCCAAGGCTTCCCCCTTCGCCAAGGCTACGGGGGACAAGCCCCTTCTTGCTCGGACGAGCCACCAGTGAACGGCATGCGACCGGGGGATCTGGATTTCGACACGCTTTTGGCGGCCCAGTCGGACCGGCTCGACGCGGCTCCCACCTGCCGGGACGACGCCTGTTTCTGGCTCTACAGTTCTGGATCGACGGGCTCTCCGAAGGGAACGGTGCACCTGCAACACGACATGGTGTACGCGGCGAGCACCTACGGCATGAAGATCCTGGAGATCAAGGAGGATGACGTCTTCTTCTCGGCGGCCAAGCTCTTCTTCGCCTACGGCCTCGGCAACGGCATCTACTTCCCCTTCCACGTCGGCGCGACCGCCGTGTACCTGCCCCACCGGCCGACTCCCGAACAGGTCTACGCCACCGTGCGCCGCCACCGCCCTACCCTCTATTTTGGGGTCCCGACCCTCTACGGGCAGATGCTCGAACAGGACGGGCAGATGGCCGGTGTCCGTCTTTGCGTCTCGGCCGGAGAGGCCCTCCCCCCCTCCTACCTGCACCGCTGGAAGGCCCGCTTCCAGCTCGACATCCTGGACGGCATCGGCTCGACCGAGATGGCGCACATCTTCGTATCCAACCGTCCCGGCGAAATCGCCGCGGGAAGCTCCGGCAAGGTGGTGCCGGGCTACGAGGCGCGCATCGTCGACGAGGAGATGCGCGACGTGGCCGGCGGGGAGATCGGAACGCTCCTCGTCAAGGGGGACAGTGCCGCCGCCTTCTACTGGAACAAGCACAAGAAAACCACCGAGACCATGATGGGGTCGTGGGTGAACACCGGCGACAAGTACTACTGCGACGAAAAAGGGTACTTCTACTGCGCCGGGCGCTCCGACGACATGCTGAAGGTCGGGGGGATCTGGGTTTCCCCGAACGAGGTGGAGGCATGTCTCATCGAGCATCCAGATGTTCTCGAATGCGCCGTCATCGGCGCGTCCGACGAGGACGACCTGGTAAAGCCGATGGCCTTCGTGGTCCTTGCCGCTTCTAAGGAGCCGTCTGAGAAGGTGGAGTCCGAGCTGAAGGAGTTCGTTAAGTCGTCGCTCGCCCTGTACAAGTACCCGCGCTGGATCAGGTTCATGGATGAGCTCCCGAAGACCGCCACCGGCAAGATCAAGCGCTTCGAACTGCGCGACATGCTGCAGCAACAAAAGGCCGCCTGA